Proteins encoded within one genomic window of Candidatus Zixiibacteriota bacterium:
- a CDS encoding retropepsin-like aspartic protease, which yields MHDNEPMILLDRLRYRFRPVDTHGMNKPTQISGIIALIMTVCIVASARAVEVPFDPSRGLVEVNVLVDGRASGLFGIDTGADRLYVNSEFVEDNDLHPKSGPPQRPIVGVHGTSEAKALDIRSLRIGNETLYNLDATVIDLSALVSDEVTDHPDGLIGYEVLKRFYVTVDFPNRLMQLRTGEPDDIQAVRKSFIPFRQERHMIVVDVVFNDDIEVPMVLDYCASQTSLSPDLADDLGLDAEVGDRMVIDKVELSGKLASYNVPCVVTDMSRIKDAVRGVDIEGLLGGTFLQGFKITIDYTRKKIYLHPR from the coding sequence TTGCACGACAACGAACCGATGATTCTTCTCGACCGGCTAAGATATCGTTTCCGGCCGGTCGATACTCATGGTATGAATAAACCGACTCAAATTTCCGGTATTATCGCTCTCATAATGACCGTTTGTATCGTTGCGAGCGCCCGGGCCGTAGAGGTGCCGTTTGATCCGTCACGAGGTCTAGTCGAGGTGAACGTTCTGGTCGACGGCCGTGCCTCGGGTCTGTTCGGAATCGACACCGGCGCCGACCGGCTTTATGTCAATAGCGAATTCGTCGAAGACAACGATCTTCATCCCAAATCCGGTCCGCCGCAACGCCCGATTGTCGGTGTTCACGGGACCTCTGAGGCCAAAGCGCTTGATATCCGCTCGCTGAGGATAGGAAATGAGACACTTTACAATCTCGACGCCACTGTGATCGATCTGAGCGCCCTGGTCTCGGACGAGGTGACGGACCATCCCGACGGGCTTATTGGCTACGAGGTGTTGAAACGTTTCTACGTAACAGTCGATTTCCCCAATCGCCTTATGCAGTTGCGTACCGGTGAGCCGGATGATATCCAGGCCGTGCGGAAGAGCTTTATCCCTTTCCGGCAGGAACGGCACATGATCGTGGTCGACGTGGTGTTTAACGACGATATCGAAGTTCCCATGGTTCTCGATTATTGCGCCTCGCAGACTTCACTCTCACCCGATTTGGCCGATGACCTGGGACTGGACGCCGAAGTCGGCGACCGAATGGTTATCGACAAGGTCGAATTGAGCGGGAAACTGGCCAGCTACAACGTTCCGTGCGTTGTCACCGATATGAGTCGCATTAAGGATGCCGTTCGCGGGGTAGATATCGAGGGACTGCTTGGGGGGACGTTTCTTCAAGGTTTCAAGATTACGATCGATTACACCCGTAAGAAAATTTATCTCCATCCGCGCTGA
- a CDS encoding ABC transporter ATP-binding protein has translation MFKLIAENLSHRFEGRTVFRDVSLDLTTGQSLAVIGPNGAGKSTLLQCLLGLLRPVKGVVRRLEEERSIEISEFGERVGFVAPYVQLYDQLTGEENIKFFTALSARSVTGKDIDAILERVGLEGRGGDEVRAYSSGMKQRLKYAVALAGQPDFLFLDEPTANLDDAGRKIVFDLVEEYRSRTIMVIATNETEEYRLAEQTCQLG, from the coding sequence GTGTTCAAGCTCATAGCCGAAAATCTATCCCATCGGTTCGAGGGCCGAACGGTATTTCGGGATGTTTCGCTGGATCTCACTACCGGTCAGTCCCTGGCTGTCATTGGTCCCAATGGCGCGGGTAAATCCACACTGCTGCAATGCTTGTTAGGTCTGTTGCGACCTGTCAAGGGAGTGGTCCGGCGTTTGGAGGAGGAACGTTCTATCGAAATCTCGGAATTCGGTGAACGGGTCGGTTTCGTGGCTCCCTATGTCCAGCTTTACGATCAACTAACCGGGGAAGAGAACATCAAGTTCTTTACGGCGCTTTCGGCCCGATCGGTGACAGGCAAGGATATCGACGCGATTCTCGAACGAGTGGGACTTGAAGGCCGTGGGGGAGACGAGGTGCGAGCTTATTCCTCCGGGATGAAGCAAAGGCTCAAATATGCCGTGGCTTTAGCCGGTCAACCCGACTTTCTGTTTCTCGATGAACCCACCGCCAATCTCGATGACGCCGGTCGGAAAATCGTTTTCGATCTCGTCGAGGAATATCGATCTCGCACCATAATGGTCATTGCCACCAACGAAACCGAGGAGTATCGTCTTGCCGAGCAGACGTGCCAACTTGGTTAG
- a CDS encoding heme exporter protein CcmB encodes MPSRRANLVSRALAVLAKDIRLELRNRYALNAILMFGITTLTVVSFALGQSGLKPSVLGALYWIVLFFSAMSGLAHVFIREEEAGTALLLRLKGDPDPVFLGKLMFNVLLLTLMTIVVTPIFFAFTDTPSDNIGEFTVLIVLGLIGLSGATTLVAAIIARASSRGALFAVLSFPVLMPLLLVLVKASQKVLIGSGLGNILTEIQFLIAYAVIMSVGSFLLFKFVWRD; translated from the coding sequence TTGCCGAGCAGACGTGCCAACTTGGTTAGCCGGGCCCTGGCCGTACTGGCTAAGGATATCCGCCTGGAACTGCGAAATCGTTATGCCCTCAACGCTATCCTCATGTTCGGCATAACGACTCTGACGGTCGTCTCCTTTGCACTTGGCCAGAGCGGACTTAAACCGTCGGTGTTGGGAGCGCTCTACTGGATCGTGCTGTTTTTCTCAGCCATGTCCGGTCTGGCACATGTTTTCATCCGTGAGGAGGAAGCCGGGACGGCGCTGCTGTTGCGTCTGAAAGGAGACCCCGACCCGGTTTTTCTTGGTAAACTGATGTTCAACGTACTCTTACTTACGCTGATGACAATCGTGGTAACGCCGATCTTTTTCGCTTTTACCGATACGCCGTCGGATAATATCGGCGAGTTCACGGTACTGATCGTGCTGGGGCTGATTGGCCTTTCCGGTGCAACTACCCTGGTCGCGGCGATTATAGCCCGAGCATCCTCTCGGGGGGCTTTGTTTGCGGTGTTATCTTTTCCGGTTCTGATGCCGCTTCTGCTGGTGTTGGTCAAAGCCAGCCAGAAAGTGCTTATTGGTTCAGGTTTGGGAAACATTTTGACCGAAATACAGTTCTTAATAGCATACGCCGTGATTATGTCGGTCGGATCGTTTTTACTGTTCAAATTTGTCTGGCGTGATTGA
- a CDS encoding TonB-dependent receptor yields MRGVASIWAILLLWLLTAGRGNGQSNQSLTGEILDTTTGGPIASADVSLVGTGFEAVTDQFGRFALENIPPGEYRIRVVRLGYETIPEQVVVVSEDITTTVRLCLNPQPVALTGQKITAEREQPRVGTLAVLTKEEIRQTPDQTLAGLLQQIDGLFVESGRNPGEDLRVRIRGCDPDQVLILLDGQRLNSVGTGDVSAAVPVEAIERIEVVRGGASARYGSDAMSGVINIITHRSGRASAARAGATFGRGNWDQRFGTVEAETPLPIGGGEIRVIHRGGSTDDDFPFRITVEPEGVEVTGRRINNRNSQTATFIGGRYDLSRRSIWRATLHQYEAEAGLPGRADEQNQWAEREDRRTLFNLEGSSEFGSWSLINRAGYSWQRQLYLDTLSAPLSQYRTRYHCRNVNLMAEGSRTFWRRSRVAIGLERSYDKFQHEDLLRPKRSTGFSYRSTWAAYSQLDFRYDLPRALWLRTVDLNLSLRHDYSRSWPEIETEDTPLAAGRHGVSFEENSPALGMSLTGGEKFAVTLRANAGKSFRLPGLTSLFWFGDVRSSGNPDLRPERSESYDLGAEMAWSISKVMLRFGSTFYRNELTDLVVWVEGSQAVWSPVNLGSALITGHEDFVSLELLHGDLKFRFANTVAHPLNKVEGHNSYDRDLTFTPRFVTTLSAQLDRERYYLRYDVRRVARRYALTGNEKWYDGYTVHDFAAGVNHNLLPHVSGSLNLRIQNLFDEDYVLIANHPMPARQGNIEIKLSYLFGNER; encoded by the coding sequence GTGAGAGGCGTCGCTTCTATTTGGGCCATACTTCTGCTGTGGCTCCTGACGGCCGGGCGCGGGAACGGTCAGTCAAATCAAAGTTTAACCGGGGAAATTCTCGACACCACCACCGGCGGTCCGATCGCATCGGCCGATGTCTCCCTCGTGGGGACCGGCTTTGAGGCGGTCACGGACCAGTTCGGTCGGTTCGCGCTGGAGAACATTCCTCCCGGTGAATACCGCATCAGAGTGGTTCGCCTGGGATACGAAACCATTCCGGAACAAGTGGTGGTCGTATCTGAGGATATCACCACTACGGTGCGTTTGTGTTTGAACCCGCAACCCGTCGCGCTGACGGGACAAAAAATAACGGCCGAGCGCGAACAACCCCGGGTCGGCACGCTGGCCGTATTGACGAAGGAAGAGATCCGACAAACGCCGGATCAAACGCTGGCCGGTCTGCTTCAGCAAATCGACGGTCTGTTCGTTGAATCCGGGCGTAATCCCGGCGAGGATCTGCGTGTCCGTATCAGAGGTTGTGATCCCGACCAGGTGCTTATCCTGCTGGACGGCCAGCGGCTCAATTCGGTCGGGACCGGTGATGTCTCGGCTGCCGTTCCGGTCGAGGCAATCGAACGAATCGAAGTTGTCCGAGGCGGGGCTTCGGCTCGATACGGTTCCGATGCCATGTCCGGGGTGATCAACATCATTACCCATCGATCCGGTCGGGCCTCGGCTGCCCGTGCCGGGGCAACCTTCGGTCGGGGAAACTGGGACCAACGTTTCGGAACAGTTGAAGCTGAAACGCCGTTGCCGATCGGCGGGGGAGAGATACGAGTGATTCATCGGGGCGGATCGACCGATGATGATTTCCCGTTTCGGATTACGGTGGAGCCGGAGGGTGTCGAGGTTACCGGGCGTCGCATCAACAACCGTAATAGCCAGACTGCTACCTTCATCGGCGGGCGATATGATTTGTCGCGTCGTTCGATCTGGCGAGCCACCCTGCATCAATATGAAGCCGAGGCGGGACTGCCGGGCCGAGCCGATGAGCAGAATCAATGGGCCGAGCGCGAAGACCGTCGGACATTGTTCAATCTTGAAGGCTCCAGCGAGTTCGGCTCATGGAGCCTTATCAACAGGGCCGGATATTCCTGGCAACGGCAACTCTATCTCGATACGCTTTCTGCGCCGTTGTCGCAATATCGTACTCGTTATCATTGTCGCAATGTTAACCTCATGGCCGAGGGCTCCCGAACGTTTTGGAGACGCTCGCGTGTAGCGATTGGCCTCGAACGCAGCTATGATAAATTTCAGCATGAAGATTTATTGCGACCGAAACGCTCAACGGGCTTTTCCTATCGCTCGACCTGGGCTGCCTACAGCCAGTTGGATTTCAGGTATGATTTGCCGAGAGCGTTGTGGCTCCGGACAGTCGATCTCAACTTAAGTCTGCGTCATGATTACAGCCGCAGTTGGCCCGAGATCGAGACCGAGGATACCCCGCTGGCGGCGGGACGACATGGCGTCAGTTTCGAAGAAAACTCCCCGGCTCTCGGAATGAGTCTGACCGGCGGCGAGAAGTTCGCGGTGACGCTACGTGCTAACGCCGGGAAGTCGTTCCGTTTGCCCGGTCTGACTTCGCTCTTCTGGTTCGGCGATGTCCGGTCTTCCGGCAATCCTGATTTACGGCCGGAACGAAGTGAGTCCTATGATCTCGGCGCTGAAATGGCCTGGTCAATCTCGAAGGTTATGCTTCGATTCGGCTCCACCTTCTATCGCAATGAACTGACCGACTTAGTGGTCTGGGTCGAGGGTTCGCAGGCGGTCTGGTCGCCGGTCAATCTCGGTTCGGCGCTGATTACCGGGCACGAGGATTTTGTCTCGCTGGAGCTTCTCCACGGTGATCTTAAATTCAGATTCGCCAACACCGTGGCGCATCCGCTCAACAAGGTGGAGGGGCATAACAGTTATGATCGCGATCTCACTTTCACACCGCGATTCGTTACCACCCTTTCGGCGCAACTCGACCGTGAACGGTATTATCTGCGTTATGACGTGCGCAGGGTAGCCCGTCGCTATGCCCTCACCGGCAATGAGAAATGGTACGACGGCTATACCGTGCATGACTTCGCCGCCGGCGTTAATCATAACCTGTTGCCTCATGTGAGCGGATCGCTCAACCTGCGAATCCAGAATCTGTTCGATGAAGATTACGTTCTTATTGCCAACCATCCCATGCCGGCTCGGCAGGGGAATATCGAAATAAAACTGTCCTACCTATTCGGAAATGAGAGATAA
- a CDS encoding S9 family peptidase yields the protein MKKAKNSSNKKSPLRADDLYRLRIPMGVAMSPGEDKVAYVIERMDEKELKYFSNIHLIDLKTGENRQFTYGNHNDGQPVFSPDGSMLAFVSTRNKKTGLYLMPVAGGAERRLIDLEAAISSLQWTPDGTGLLFCLRYNDSHFIKDEDKKNKPPVYRHITRLFYRLDGSGFESQDTWQVYTLDLETAGLRQITKGSRHNVNATISPDGRWVAYISNRSKDPDLDEGRWDMFAVPFKGGKERKIVTPAGPIMSPQFSPDGKTIAYLGHDNPDDAWGITNVHIWVVGFNGAPKARDLMPKFDRMAIDQTINDMGESGNSSPILWSHDGKRIYFASADMGVTNLYYIPRAGGTPTRIFRGNCHIKDFSLAGKTNRVAMVYSDLVTPGEIMTAPAVYNGEKKAKKHTDLNAFLRNERKLSRTREVSIKSFDGTKVQGWLVYPPDFKSTKKYPAVLEIHGGPRVQYGFTFMHEMLWLAAQGYVVLYTNPRGGSGRGETWADSIYADWGGLDYKDCEAVTDWLASQKFVNPNKMGVTGGSYGGYMTNWIVGHTNRFAAAITQRSVVNLTSITGSSDIGFAFSREFDGFPWEKPDIYERCSPITYFKNVRTPVLIIHSEQDLRCPIEQGEQMFVMLKVLGRKVEMVRFPEEPHGLSRHGRPDRRIARLEWFKKWFDRYLK from the coding sequence ATGAAAAAAGCAAAGAATAGCTCGAATAAGAAAAGTCCGTTGCGGGCGGATGATCTCTACCGGCTGCGTATCCCTATGGGGGTCGCCATGTCACCCGGTGAAGATAAAGTTGCCTATGTCATAGAACGGATGGACGAGAAGGAGTTAAAGTACTTCTCCAATATCCACCTGATCGACCTCAAGACCGGTGAGAACCGCCAGTTCACCTACGGGAATCACAACGACGGCCAGCCGGTGTTCTCACCCGATGGCTCGATGCTGGCGTTCGTATCGACCCGGAACAAAAAAACCGGCCTGTACCTCATGCCGGTTGCCGGAGGAGCGGAAAGGCGCCTGATCGACCTTGAGGCTGCTATCAGTTCATTACAATGGACACCGGACGGGACCGGGCTGTTGTTCTGTCTGCGCTATAACGATTCGCACTTTATCAAGGACGAGGACAAAAAGAACAAACCACCGGTTTACCGTCACATTACCCGGTTGTTCTATCGACTCGACGGTTCCGGATTCGAATCTCAGGATACCTGGCAGGTATACACTCTCGATCTGGAAACTGCCGGACTGCGTCAGATTACCAAAGGCTCTCGTCACAACGTAAACGCCACCATCTCCCCCGATGGCCGCTGGGTGGCTTATATCTCGAACCGTTCCAAAGACCCCGATCTCGACGAGGGACGCTGGGACATGTTCGCCGTTCCGTTCAAAGGCGGCAAAGAGCGCAAGATCGTCACACCGGCGGGACCGATCATGAGCCCTCAATTCTCTCCGGACGGCAAGACTATCGCCTATCTCGGCCACGACAATCCCGATGACGCCTGGGGAATAACCAACGTTCACATCTGGGTGGTCGGATTCAACGGCGCTCCCAAAGCACGCGACCTGATGCCCAAGTTCGACCGTATGGCTATCGACCAGACCATCAACGATATGGGCGAATCGGGAAACAGCTCACCGATCTTGTGGTCGCACGACGGCAAGCGTATTTACTTCGCTTCAGCGGATATGGGAGTAACCAACCTGTACTACATTCCACGCGCCGGAGGAACTCCGACTCGCATCTTCCGGGGAAATTGCCATATCAAGGATTTTTCACTCGCCGGCAAGACCAACCGCGTGGCTATGGTATATTCCGACCTGGTTACACCGGGAGAAATCATGACCGCACCGGCCGTTTATAACGGCGAAAAGAAAGCGAAAAAACACACTGACCTGAATGCGTTTCTCCGCAATGAGCGCAAACTCAGCCGGACTCGCGAGGTCTCGATCAAATCGTTCGATGGAACCAAAGTTCAAGGCTGGCTCGTTTATCCACCGGATTTCAAAAGCACGAAGAAATACCCGGCGGTACTGGAGATTCACGGTGGTCCGAGAGTCCAATACGGCTTTACCTTCATGCACGAGATGCTCTGGCTGGCCGCCCAGGGCTACGTAGTGCTGTACACTAACCCACGCGGCGGCTCCGGTCGCGGTGAGACCTGGGCGGATTCAATCTATGCCGACTGGGGCGGATTGGATTACAAGGACTGCGAGGCCGTGACCGATTGGCTGGCTTCGCAAAAATTCGTAAATCCGAATAAAATGGGAGTTACCGGAGGTTCCTACGGCGGCTACATGACTAACTGGATAGTCGGTCACACCAACCGGTTCGCTGCCGCCATAACCCAGCGTTCCGTGGTCAATCTGACCTCAATAACCGGTTCCTCCGATATCGGTTTTGCCTTCTCGCGCGAATTCGACGGTTTCCCCTGGGAGAAACCGGACATATACGAGCGCTGCTCACCGATTACTTATTTCAAAAACGTCCGCACTCCGGTACTGATAATTCACAGCGAACAGGACCTGCGCTGCCCGATCGAACAGGGCGAACAAATGTTCGTGATGCTCAAGGTACTCGGGAGAAAAGTCGAGATGGTCCGCTTCCCCGAAGAACCGCACGGTCTTTCCCGGCATGGGCGTCCCGACCGAAGAATCGCTCGACTCGAGTGGTTCAAGAAGTGGTTTGATCGATACCTGAAATAG
- the ccsA gene encoding cytochrome c biogenesis protein CcsA: protein MALHVTGELLIILAFAFNLLAGVAYFLVARGRDQWESLARLAYGIFVGSVAASVALLFYLFFSHNFAFKYVFEYSDSSLPLGYLISSFWGGQEGTYLLWLFFNSLFGFLILKFGHQYRHYAMAVMASVNAFFIFILMRLSPFALMDFLPPDGAGLNELLQDPWMVIHPPTMFSGYSIAAVPFAIAMAALIRNDYSRWMKTALPWVGITALALGAGNIMGGYWAYKTLGWGGYWAWDPVENSSFVPWFTSLALLHGMIIERRTGALRKINMLMTSLLFLEVVYGTFLTRSGVLADFSVHSFVDLGTTGFLVAFLAFFTLMTLVLFITRIKALGHVPMSFNFYGREFSLIAATGLLFIFSMIVMFWMSLPLTTQLIGVEPRAADLATYNSFALPFAVLYALLLAVVPFTSFTEFRPAKWIGRFLILAIGSLAIGFLPMFLGVADSTFGFLFAIVVTTFGMYTAKPGLSQKLLPSFIGFVVVAVVVRLLGVANYTYLLFFATGAMAIISNATYLAGFFPNRWRFVGAHLSHFGFGLLILGVLASSAFVVSEKVVIPKGESRTAFGMEIEYDGMEHGFTYPQNRLLLSVHDDGDVDEIHPQLYYSPRMNGIMRRPTIQKTGLYDLYYSPEEIQMNEGYGGLKLAKGEQQEVGDYKITFDNFDMGDHGMSGDMQVGARLIIETDDVVDTVVPIVAMVSGPGGQHQESRPASFDNGAHEVSIEGILADERAVVINIPGLTKGGRPEMLVLDISRKMLIDLVWLGAIFLLGGVFISFLRRKEEAEANSCTTTNR, encoded by the coding sequence ATGGCATTGCATGTAACGGGCGAACTGCTCATTATTCTGGCGTTCGCCTTTAATCTACTGGCCGGTGTGGCTTATTTCCTCGTGGCGCGGGGACGCGACCAATGGGAGAGTCTCGCTCGGCTGGCTTATGGTATTTTCGTCGGATCGGTGGCGGCCTCGGTAGCGCTTCTGTTCTATCTCTTTTTCAGCCACAATTTCGCTTTCAAATACGTTTTCGAATACTCCGACAGCTCCCTGCCGTTGGGTTATTTGATATCTTCGTTCTGGGGCGGGCAAGAAGGAACCTACCTGCTCTGGCTGTTTTTCAACTCCCTGTTCGGTTTTCTGATTCTGAAGTTCGGTCATCAATATCGACATTATGCCATGGCGGTGATGGCCTCGGTGAACGCCTTCTTCATCTTCATTCTGATGCGGCTCTCGCCGTTCGCCCTGATGGATTTTCTCCCCCCCGACGGTGCCGGGCTAAACGAGTTACTGCAGGATCCCTGGATGGTGATTCATCCGCCGACCATGTTCTCCGGTTATTCAATAGCGGCCGTACCGTTCGCAATTGCGATGGCGGCCCTGATTCGCAACGACTATTCCCGCTGGATGAAAACCGCCTTGCCGTGGGTGGGAATCACCGCCCTGGCGCTCGGAGCGGGGAACATTATGGGCGGTTACTGGGCGTACAAGACACTCGGCTGGGGCGGCTATTGGGCCTGGGACCCGGTTGAAAACTCTTCGTTCGTACCCTGGTTCACTTCGCTGGCACTGTTGCACGGTATGATTATCGAACGCCGCACGGGGGCACTTCGCAAGATCAATATGTTAATGACCTCCCTGCTGTTTTTGGAAGTTGTCTACGGAACCTTCCTGACGCGAAGCGGTGTGCTGGCTGATTTTTCGGTTCATAGTTTCGTCGATCTGGGTACGACCGGTTTCCTGGTCGCTTTCCTGGCGTTCTTCACGCTCATGACGCTGGTGTTGTTCATTACGAGGATTAAGGCTTTGGGTCATGTCCCGATGAGCTTCAATTTCTACGGTCGTGAATTCAGCCTGATTGCCGCTACCGGATTATTATTTATCTTTTCAATGATCGTCATGTTCTGGATGTCGCTGCCGCTCACGACCCAGCTTATCGGCGTGGAGCCCCGTGCCGCCGACCTTGCCACGTACAACAGCTTCGCCCTGCCATTTGCGGTGCTTTACGCGTTGTTGCTGGCCGTTGTACCGTTCACTTCCTTTACCGAATTCCGTCCCGCCAAATGGATCGGACGTTTCCTGATTCTGGCGATTGGGAGTCTCGCCATCGGCTTTCTGCCGATGTTCCTGGGGGTTGCCGACTCGACTTTCGGATTCCTGTTCGCTATCGTGGTTACCACCTTCGGTATGTACACGGCCAAGCCGGGTTTGTCCCAAAAACTCCTGCCGTCATTTATCGGTTTTGTCGTTGTGGCGGTTGTGGTCCGTTTATTGGGAGTCGCCAACTATACCTACCTGCTCTTTTTCGCCACCGGCGCGATGGCGATAATTTCGAACGCAACGTATCTGGCCGGTTTTTTCCCGAATCGCTGGAGGTTCGTCGGTGCTCATCTGAGCCATTTCGGTTTTGGTCTGTTGATCCTCGGCGTGCTGGCTTCATCGGCGTTCGTGGTGTCGGAAAAGGTAGTTATTCCCAAAGGTGAATCACGTACGGCGTTCGGAATGGAGATCGAATACGACGGTATGGAGCACGGTTTCACGTATCCCCAAAACCGCCTGTTGTTATCCGTTCACGACGATGGTGATGTCGATGAAATCCACCCTCAGCTTTACTATTCCCCGCGCATGAACGGCATCATGCGTCGTCCGACGATACAGAAAACAGGGCTCTACGACTTATATTATTCACCCGAAGAAATCCAGATGAACGAAGGCTATGGCGGACTCAAGCTGGCCAAGGGTGAACAGCAAGAAGTCGGTGATTACAAGATCACGTTCGATAACTTCGACATGGGCGATCACGGTATGTCGGGAGATATGCAGGTCGGCGCCAGATTGATTATCGAGACGGATGATGTTGTCGATACGGTTGTTCCGATCGTAGCTATGGTCTCCGGGCCGGGTGGTCAGCATCAGGAAAGCCGTCCGGCATCTTTTGACAACGGCGCTCACGAGGTCTCGATCGAGGGTATTCTGGCCGACGAACGAGCGGTGGTAATAAATATCCCGGGACTGACCAAAGGCGGACGACCGGAGATGTTGGTGCTCGATATCTCGCGCAAGATGCTCATCGACCTGGTTTGGCTCGGTGCGATATTTCTGCTGGGCGGCGTGTTTATCTCGTTTCTGCGCCGCAAGGAAGAGGCCGAAGCAAATAGTTGCACGACAACGAACCGATGA
- a CDS encoding cytochrome c biogenesis protein, translating to MWWKVLLFLVMSAMIVASFVTEIPQQQIGPASRIFYYHIPQAWISVLAFAMAMVYSILYLIKRSPEMDDRAVNAAGLGLLFCFLATVTGSIFARVTWGSFWNWDPRETSIFLLLLIYGAYFALRGAIADENRRATLSAVYAVFAFLTVPFLVFVLPRVLNSLHPSDSIIDKNLEFTMGPVVRVIFFTSLTVFTVLYFWLFNLAGRIRRLERSVVEEL from the coding sequence ATGTGGTGGAAAGTGCTTCTGTTTCTGGTCATGTCCGCGATGATCGTGGCCAGTTTCGTGACGGAAATACCACAGCAGCAGATCGGTCCCGCCAGCCGCATCTTTTATTATCATATTCCGCAGGCCTGGATTTCCGTTCTGGCTTTTGCCATGGCGATGGTTTATTCCATCCTGTATTTGATAAAACGCAGTCCGGAGATGGATGATCGCGCCGTCAACGCCGCCGGTTTAGGTCTGCTGTTCTGTTTTCTGGCTACCGTTACCGGCTCGATTTTCGCCAGGGTGACCTGGGGATCATTCTGGAACTGGGATCCGCGCGAGACCAGCATCTTTCTGTTGCTGCTGATATACGGCGCTTATTTCGCCCTGCGGGGAGCGATTGCCGATGAGAACCGACGAGCGACGCTGTCGGCGGTTTATGCGGTTTTCGCTTTTCTGACGGTGCCGTTTCTGGTGTTCGTACTGCCGAGGGTGTTGAACTCGTTGCATCCCTCGGATTCGATCATTGATAAAAATTTGGAGTTCACGATGGGGCCGGTCGTGAGAGTGATTTTCTTTACGTCTCTGACTGTTTTTACCGTACTATACTTCTGGTTGTTCAATCTTGCCGGACGTATCCGAAGATTGGAACGATCCGTCGTGGAGGAGTTATAA
- a CDS encoding cytochrome c maturation protein CcmE — protein MMRYIIGGAIIVVFVIWGTTAFLKTTIQYVPIEEARQSSRQVQCLGKIDFNRVKYNVDERRLEFAIYDVDAADTINAPRLPVTYYGVVPGNFDQATSVVVKGKAENGVFVADQMLVKCPSKYQGEQGDEFQDMRKHEEAVGTAGV, from the coding sequence ATGATGAGATACATCATCGGCGGAGCGATTATCGTCGTGTTCGTAATCTGGGGAACGACGGCGTTTCTCAAGACGACCATTCAGTATGTTCCCATCGAGGAAGCGCGGCAATCTTCTCGTCAGGTTCAGTGTCTCGGTAAAATAGATTTCAACAGGGTGAAGTATAACGTCGACGAACGCCGACTCGAGTTTGCGATCTACGACGTCGATGCGGCGGACACGATCAACGCACCGAGGCTGCCGGTAACGTACTACGGCGTGGTGCCGGGTAATTTCGATCAAGCGACTTCGGTGGTGGTCAAGGGTAAGGCCGAAAACGGAGTCTTCGTGGCCGACCAGATGCTGGTGAAATGTCCGTCGAAGTACCAGGGGGAACAAGGGGACGAGTTCCAGGATATGCGCAAGCACGAAGAGGCGGTGGGCACCGCCGGAGTATAA
- a CDS encoding DUF1573 domain-containing protein, whose translation MSWRSLVAVLAVLVVVCGATDLVLAGPAISVPQTEFDFGHTGQHATVWHRFPIRSTGDDTLVITSIDPGCGCTQAPLADSVLGPGESTYLDLFFSTRSYMGKVDKTPFMKTNVSDEKVYLKIEANLITAPDQDFPLTLDPYRLDVSQFTPEERRVASAWIHNHDSRPYKLTLVDHADHVFEVKMPEQVGARDSAQVKIRVTDDYLDSEWDYSLTFRINDSAHTRYTLPIKRMLRVKDRDQ comes from the coding sequence TTGTGGTGCGACCGATTTGGTTTTAGCCGGACCGGCTATATCGGTTCCTCAAACGGAGTTTGATTTCGGACATACCGGTCAGCATGCCACAGTCTGGCATCGTTTCCCTATCCGATCTACCGGCGATGACACGCTCGTGATTACCAGCATCGATCCCGGTTGTGGCTGCACCCAGGCGCCGTTGGCTGACTCGGTTCTCGGTCCGGGAGAGAGCACGTATCTCGACTTGTTTTTCTCGACGCGTTCCTACATGGGGAAGGTCGATAAAACGCCTTTCATGAAAACCAACGTCAGTGATGAAAAAGTGTATTTAAAAATCGAAGCGAATCTTATTACTGCTCCCGACCAGGATTTCCCGTTGACACTCGATCCCTATCGTCTCGATGTATCCCAATTCACCCCGGAAGAACGACGGGTTGCTTCGGCCTGGATCCATAACCACGACAGCCGCCCGTACAAGCTCACGCTGGTTGATCATGCCGATCATGTATTCGAGGTCAAAATGCCCGAGCAAGTGGGGGCAAGAGACTCAGCCCAGGTTAAAATCCGGGTTACCGATGATTATCTCGATTCCGAATGGGACTACTCACTTACCTTTCGGATAAACGACTCCGCTCATACCCGATACACTTTACCCATCAAACGGATGCTCCGAGTCAAAGACCGCGACCAATAG
- a CDS encoding CcmD family protein — MDGNYIALVVALIVWIGIFYFVMKLDNKVRKLEKKVKS, encoded by the coding sequence ATGGACGGCAATTATATCGCTTTGGTGGTTGCACTGATAGTCTGGATCGGAATCTTCTATTTCGTGATGAAACTGGACAACAAAGTTCGAAAGCTGGAGAAGAAAGTTAAGTCATGA